In Aliiglaciecola sp. LCG003, a genomic segment contains:
- a CDS encoding response regulator, with amino-acid sequence MIKNSENSIVLFVTDVESDELVIQVLKKHFAHVSVCKLLKEVCRHLVDKTSKIFLMTGDTLEKSLQSYYRSLDAVADYDICEHRVVSLIPRQCEQSAYEAYKARIIDDFMVSRPVYEMHRILLICEHLFIELGVKLSDSQASSAKYKEQIDGFDDKLKKSVLKGLQRKTAIKSEFEHSVIEIENALASAAFKIQQNQPVKLDINKLKETLSVIRSDSIRPELLRLQDKAIQLLEQSLNIEQQNPSSKEEVTSPSAAVSTSVKAEKTKQSYEFNRLYQQDVDPEELLKEKSSRPSILLVEDDVISMQLTQKLLSNFAITIETANTGRLAFACLTSKKYDLVLMDVNLPDTNGIYIVDQSTSGDSLNQDTPIIMLSGNKNKSTVANALERGAKGYIIKPLNKATVSKLFAKFFTHLEH; translated from the coding sequence ATGATTAAAAACAGCGAAAACTCTATTGTATTGTTCGTTACCGATGTTGAAAGTGATGAATTGGTAATACAAGTGCTCAAAAAGCATTTTGCCCATGTTAGCGTCTGTAAATTATTGAAAGAAGTTTGTCGGCACCTAGTCGATAAGACCTCAAAAATATTTTTAATGACTGGAGATACCCTAGAAAAGAGCCTGCAAAGCTATTATCGCTCTTTAGATGCTGTGGCCGACTATGATATTTGTGAGCATAGAGTCGTTAGTCTTATCCCAAGACAATGCGAACAAAGTGCCTATGAAGCCTATAAAGCAAGGATCATTGATGATTTCATGGTGTCTCGGCCTGTATACGAAATGCATCGCATTCTATTAATTTGCGAACATTTATTTATTGAGTTAGGCGTAAAACTCAGCGATTCACAAGCATCTAGCGCAAAGTATAAAGAACAAATAGATGGATTTGATGACAAACTGAAGAAATCTGTTTTAAAAGGATTGCAGCGTAAGACTGCAATTAAAAGTGAATTTGAACATAGTGTGATAGAGATAGAAAATGCCTTAGCCTCAGCCGCATTCAAAATCCAACAAAATCAGCCGGTAAAACTGGATATCAACAAACTAAAAGAAACCCTTTCGGTGATCCGTTCTGACTCCATACGGCCAGAGTTACTGCGCTTGCAAGACAAAGCTATCCAATTGCTTGAACAATCACTCAACATTGAACAGCAAAACCCGTCGAGTAAAGAGGAGGTTACTAGCCCGAGTGCCGCTGTATCTACTTCCGTCAAAGCTGAAAAAACCAAACAGTCCTACGAATTTAACCGCTTGTATCAACAAGATGTTGATCCTGAAGAATTATTAAAAGAAAAAAGTAGCCGTCCCTCTATCTTGTTGGTGGAAGATGATGTTATCAGCATGCAACTGACGCAAAAGCTGTTATCTAATTTTGCCATCACCATAGAAACTGCGAATACGGGAAGGCTTGCTTTTGCATGTCTAACCAGCAAAAAATATGATCTGGTGCTGATGGATGTCAACCTACCGGATACCAATGGTATCTACATCGTTGACCAATCAACGTCTGGCGATAGCTTGAACCAGGATACACCAATTATTATGCTCTCGGGGAATAAGAACAAATCAACAGTGGCAAATGCATTAGAAAGGGGCGCTAAAGGTTACATCATAAAACCGCTAAATAAAGCCACCGTCAGTAAGCTCTTTGCCAAGTTCTTTACCCATTTAGAACATTAG
- a CDS encoding rhomboid family intramembrane serine protease, which translates to MKKFYFPYFSIFIALATFIFSCYVAYQISGSLWGKARIIYLADYGGINLGALHSLALWKLFSCQLIHVHQSHMLLNVLTMLMLASLIERKVGAVQTFAIWFVAGVAGTIFSSVFTPAPWDLGTGASQAVLGFAGYAVVLSYSSFEPSRWLKLAVFIAIIPALYLDVNSVGYAKPGHVLSFVIGLIMALLYLNKRKPA; encoded by the coding sequence ATGAAAAAATTCTACTTCCCCTATTTTTCTATTTTTATTGCCCTTGCTACCTTCATATTTTCCTGCTACGTGGCCTATCAAATCAGTGGTTCCTTGTGGGGAAAAGCCAGGATTATCTATTTAGCCGACTACGGTGGAATTAACCTAGGAGCATTGCACAGCTTAGCGTTGTGGAAGCTTTTCAGTTGCCAATTAATTCATGTTCATCAAAGCCATATGTTGCTGAACGTTTTGACCATGCTGATGCTAGCGAGTTTAATCGAACGAAAAGTCGGTGCAGTGCAGACGTTTGCCATCTGGTTTGTAGCCGGTGTGGCAGGCACAATATTTTCAAGTGTATTCACACCAGCTCCATGGGATCTTGGAACCGGAGCATCTCAAGCTGTGCTAGGGTTTGCTGGGTATGCAGTGGTGCTTAGTTATAGCAGTTTTGAGCCATCTAGATGGCTCAAATTGGCAGTTTTTATCGCCATTATCCCTGCGCTATATTTAGATGTTAACAGCGTAGGCTATGCCAAGCCTGGCCATGTGTTAAGTTTCGTGATTGGTTTGATCATGGCACTGCTTTATCTAAATAAACGTAAACCAGCATGA
- a CDS encoding RnfH family protein, whose amino-acid sequence MTDSQITIEVAYGLPTKQALLKVVVEQGTTVEQAIQASGVMRRFPEIDLTSNKVGIWNRTCKLTDFPKHGDRIEIYRPLIADPKEVRRKRAEKAKEEGRADKVTGGRVKS is encoded by the coding sequence ATGACAGATAGCCAAATAACCATTGAAGTTGCCTACGGCCTACCTACTAAACAAGCTTTGCTTAAAGTTGTGGTAGAACAGGGCACAACTGTAGAGCAAGCCATTCAAGCGTCAGGTGTAATGCGTCGTTTCCCAGAAATAGATTTAACCAGCAATAAAGTGGGTATTTGGAATCGTACCTGTAAATTAACTGATTTCCCCAAACACGGAGATCGAATTGAGATTTACCGGCCGCTAATCGCTGACCCTAAAGAAGTGCGCCGTAAACGCGCCGAAAAAGCCAAAGAAGAGGGGCGGGCCGACAAAGTAACCGGTGGACGAGTGAAATCGTGA
- the lepB gene encoding signal peptidase I, translating into MYDQLHKNTPWKPTRWIAVILGVFLQPVALLYVGKGKWFLVCLFSLSVSLVVAISYFDANAFRYITFAIAISFGIIGYILAKNYQQIKRPWYSKWWGIVCSVLLFYITIFLFRSFLYESFVAPSGSMLPTLKPGDYLLVKKWGYGKYGSYGVSLFESEKTQKLQRGQIIVFEYPHDTSLDYVKRIVGLEGDEVWLVGKELVVLGANSTDKTTSLSTQHARDDFEFNTFNFQQAEESLDKSTYEIIFIPKKVDKISAYFPQAGTELNQWIVPAGHVFVMGDNRDNSLDSRYFGFVPLENIKGPVVLVW; encoded by the coding sequence ATGTATGACCAGTTACATAAAAACACACCATGGAAGCCAACTCGTTGGATTGCTGTGATCTTAGGTGTGTTTTTACAACCTGTCGCTTTACTATATGTTGGTAAAGGGAAATGGTTTCTTGTATGTCTGTTTAGCTTAAGCGTAAGTTTAGTTGTAGCTATTAGCTATTTTGACGCTAACGCTTTTAGATATATTACGTTTGCGATAGCAATTTCATTCGGAATAATTGGCTATATTCTCGCTAAAAACTATCAACAAATAAAACGCCCCTGGTATTCTAAATGGTGGGGGATAGTTTGTAGTGTATTACTTTTTTATATAACCATATTTTTATTTCGCTCATTCTTGTATGAATCCTTTGTCGCTCCGTCTGGGTCAATGTTGCCTACCTTGAAGCCAGGTGATTATCTTTTGGTTAAAAAGTGGGGGTATGGCAAGTACGGTAGTTATGGGGTGAGCTTATTCGAATCTGAAAAAACGCAAAAACTACAGCGTGGTCAGATTATTGTATTTGAATACCCACATGATACATCATTGGATTATGTCAAACGAATTGTCGGCTTAGAAGGTGATGAAGTTTGGTTAGTAGGCAAAGAATTAGTGGTCTTGGGCGCAAACTCAACAGATAAAACAACAAGCCTGTCCACACAGCACGCTAGGGATGATTTTGAATTTAACACATTTAATTTTCAACAGGCTGAAGAGTCCTTAGATAAGAGTACTTATGAGATAATATTCATCCCCAAAAAGGTTGACAAAATATCTGCTTATTTCCCCCAAGCTGGCACTGAACTGAATCAATGGATAGTACCCGCTGGTCATGTATTCGTTATGGGTGATAATAGAGATAATAGTCTCGATAGTCGGTATTTTGGTTTTGTGCCGTTAGAAAATATTAAAGGCCCAGTGGTACTGGTCTGGTAA
- a CDS encoding YkgJ family cysteine cluster protein, translating to MKSCNQCGKCCVKYSDGGLSVTEQEIDMWVLFRPDIVDYVKNGKIWHQPKSGEAITLCPWLRIDAKSKLYTCDIYFDRPDDCKYYPVTIAQMVDDECEMLEDGDLVNVPKAQKALDILMQDSRPPMER from the coding sequence GTGAAATCCTGCAATCAGTGTGGCAAGTGTTGTGTAAAATACAGTGACGGTGGTTTATCGGTCACGGAACAAGAAATCGATATGTGGGTGCTCTTTCGTCCTGATATCGTCGATTATGTCAAAAATGGCAAAATTTGGCATCAACCCAAATCCGGAGAAGCCATCACACTTTGTCCTTGGCTTCGCATCGATGCAAAAAGCAAACTGTATACCTGTGATATCTACTTTGACCGACCCGATGATTGCAAATATTACCCAGTCACCATTGCGCAAATGGTTGATGATGAATGTGAAATGCTTGAGGACGGTGACTTGGTTAATGTTCCCAAAGCACAAAAGGCATTAGATATCCTGATGCAAGATAGTCGACCTCCAATGGAGCGTTAG
- the ylqF gene encoding ribosome biogenesis GTPase YlqF, with amino-acid sequence MAIQWYPGHMHKAQKEIKEVLPSVDLLIEVLDARIPYSSENPAIAQLRGDKPCIKVLSKTDLADPELTSQWQAYLEQEKGVKTFPTTTEQPAKIKQIVDLCRKMLPEKDASIKSINTMIVGIPNVGKSTLINTLADRIIAQTGNVPAVTKSQQRINIGSGIVLFDTPGILWPKIENPNSSYRLAASGAIKDTAMDYEDVGFYAADYLIKAYPELMKERFSLDYIPETEIEFLEAAAGKRGALRAGGRVNLHKICEVLINELRSGKLGRITLETPAMVEQEKREVADAHAAKEAEKEQRKQRFREGSETPTKRDLKEDKPRSSSNRKKRRR; translated from the coding sequence ATGGCCATTCAATGGTATCCCGGGCATATGCATAAAGCCCAGAAAGAAATAAAAGAAGTACTTCCTAGTGTGGATTTATTGATAGAAGTACTCGATGCTCGGATCCCGTATTCCAGTGAAAACCCCGCTATTGCACAATTGCGCGGGGATAAGCCTTGTATCAAGGTGTTGAGCAAAACCGATTTGGCTGATCCTGAGTTAACCAGCCAATGGCAAGCATACTTAGAACAAGAAAAAGGCGTTAAAACCTTTCCAACTACCACTGAGCAGCCCGCTAAAATCAAACAAATTGTCGACTTGTGCCGCAAGATGTTACCTGAAAAAGATGCCAGCATTAAATCAATCAATACCATGATTGTCGGTATTCCGAATGTTGGCAAGTCGACTTTGATAAACACCTTGGCTGATCGGATCATTGCTCAAACCGGCAATGTGCCTGCGGTTACGAAATCTCAGCAAAGAATTAATATAGGCAGTGGTATCGTGTTATTTGATACCCCAGGAATCTTGTGGCCAAAAATCGAGAATCCTAATAGTAGTTATCGGCTGGCAGCGTCAGGGGCGATTAAAGATACGGCAATGGATTACGAAGATGTAGGCTTTTACGCTGCAGACTATCTAATCAAAGCCTATCCAGAGCTGATGAAAGAGCGATTCAGTTTAGATTATATTCCCGAGACGGAAATAGAGTTTCTAGAAGCTGCAGCGGGTAAACGTGGTGCCTTACGTGCAGGCGGAAGAGTTAATTTACATAAAATATGTGAAGTGCTGATCAATGAATTACGCTCCGGCAAACTAGGCCGTATTACTTTAGAAACACCGGCCATGGTCGAACAAGAAAAACGCGAGGTGGCCGACGCACATGCCGCCAAAGAAGCAGAGAAAGAACAACGTAAGCAGCGTTTTAGAGAAGGCTCAGAGACCCCAACAAAGCGGGATTTAAAAGAAGACAAACCACGTAGTAGTTCAAATCGTAAAAAGCGCAGAAGATAG